From a region of the Streptacidiphilus albus JL83 genome:
- the thiS gene encoding sulfur carrier protein ThiS: MTSQPITSQPVASQPLTALPIRVNGAARGIAPGTTLAEVVADLSAAPSGVAAAVNEAVVPRSAWAGTVLAADDRVEILTAVQGG; encoded by the coding sequence ATGACGTCCCAGCCCATCACCTCGCAGCCCGTCGCTTCGCAGCCGCTGACAGCGCTGCCCATCCGCGTCAACGGCGCCGCGCGCGGGATCGCGCCCGGCACCACCCTGGCCGAGGTCGTCGCCGACCTCAGCGCCGCGCCCTCGGGCGTGGCCGCCGCCGTCAACGAGGCCGTCGTCCCGCGCAGCGCCTGGGCCGGGACCGTGCTCGCCGCCGACGACCGGGTCGAGATCCTCACCGCCGTCCAGGGGGGCTGA
- the pknB gene encoding Stk1 family PASTA domain-containing Ser/Thr kinase → MDTTLHDPLLGRMLDGRYRVEQRIAVGGMATVYRAMDTRLDRVVALKAMHTGLASDPDFTDRFIREAKAVARLSHPNVVNVYDQGADNGVVFLTMEYVPGWTLRDLLRDRGALSPRMVLDVLEPILAALGAAHRAGLVHRDVKPENVLLSEDGRVKVADFGLVRAMSGDSAVTSGQVMGTVAYLAPEQIEQGATDPRTDVYACGVMMFEMLTGGKPHQGESPMQVLYQAMSNDVPPPSTLLPGLPPQLDAIVLAATARDADRRPRDAVELLATLQHIRPGLTQQQLDAEPGATLHLRVPGAVPGPADRQAVADRTTVLPAGMPAPLPPDPGLEAQLNRTSIMPSMRDLPPELIMPRREEPEQFAPPPPRRGGRGGGRSKGRRNRWALPVTVLVVLALIVGGATWALNNALYTTMPGVVGLTQSAAQTQLTADGLSVSTTPEFSSSVPAGQVIASDPGAGSRVRKDSTVTLDVSKGPNRPKVPDVAGKSLSAAEAAISAAGLTPGTVTEQSSSTAQGDVVGTDPAAGTAHTPNTVVNLVVSSGPAPVALPNVVGEPQDQATGDLRAAGFNVQVQSGAVNSGVPGGSVVSESPNGPTAAAGSTVILTISSGPVQVTVPDVSGDTEAQARAALTAAGFKVKVHRFLPFGTPTVADQSPAGNSQADQGSTVTISLF, encoded by the coding sequence ATGGACACGACCCTGCACGACCCGCTCCTCGGGCGGATGCTCGACGGCCGCTACCGGGTCGAGCAACGCATCGCCGTCGGCGGCATGGCCACGGTCTACCGCGCCATGGACACCCGGCTCGACCGGGTCGTCGCCCTCAAGGCGATGCACACCGGGCTGGCCTCGGACCCCGACTTCACCGACCGCTTCATCCGCGAGGCCAAGGCCGTCGCCCGGCTGTCGCACCCCAATGTGGTCAATGTCTACGACCAGGGCGCGGACAACGGGGTGGTCTTCCTGACCATGGAGTACGTGCCCGGCTGGACCCTGCGCGACCTGCTGCGGGACCGGGGCGCGCTGAGCCCGCGGATGGTGCTGGACGTGCTGGAGCCGATCCTGGCCGCCCTCGGCGCCGCGCACCGCGCGGGACTGGTGCACCGCGATGTGAAGCCGGAGAACGTGCTGCTCAGCGAGGACGGCCGGGTCAAGGTCGCCGACTTCGGGCTGGTCCGGGCCATGAGCGGGGACAGCGCGGTGACCTCGGGTCAGGTCATGGGCACCGTCGCCTACCTGGCCCCGGAGCAGATCGAGCAGGGCGCCACGGATCCGCGCACCGACGTCTACGCCTGCGGCGTGATGATGTTCGAGATGCTGACCGGCGGCAAGCCGCACCAGGGCGAGTCGCCGATGCAGGTCCTCTACCAGGCGATGAGCAACGACGTCCCGCCGCCGTCCACCCTGCTGCCGGGCCTGCCCCCGCAGCTGGACGCCATAGTGCTGGCGGCCACGGCCCGCGACGCCGACCGCAGGCCGCGCGACGCGGTGGAGCTGCTGGCCACGCTCCAGCACATCCGGCCCGGCCTGACCCAGCAGCAGCTGGACGCCGAACCGGGCGCGACGCTGCACCTCCGCGTCCCCGGCGCCGTCCCCGGTCCCGCCGACAGGCAGGCGGTCGCGGACCGGACCACGGTGCTGCCGGCCGGCATGCCCGCGCCGCTGCCGCCCGATCCGGGGCTGGAGGCGCAGCTGAACCGCACCAGCATCATGCCGAGCATGCGCGACCTGCCGCCGGAGCTGATCATGCCCCGGCGCGAGGAGCCGGAGCAGTTCGCCCCGCCGCCGCCGCGCCGGGGCGGGCGCGGCGGCGGCCGGTCCAAGGGCCGCCGCAACCGCTGGGCGCTGCCGGTGACGGTGCTGGTGGTGCTGGCCCTGATCGTCGGCGGGGCGACCTGGGCGCTGAACAACGCGCTCTACACCACCATGCCCGGCGTGGTCGGGCTGACCCAGAGCGCGGCGCAGACCCAGCTGACCGCCGACGGGCTCTCGGTGAGCACGACGCCGGAGTTCAGCAGCTCCGTCCCGGCCGGCCAGGTGATCGCCAGCGACCCGGGGGCGGGCTCCCGGGTGCGCAAGGACTCGACGGTGACCCTGGACGTCTCCAAGGGCCCGAACCGCCCCAAGGTGCCGGACGTGGCCGGGAAGTCGCTGTCGGCCGCCGAGGCGGCCATCAGCGCGGCCGGCCTGACGCCGGGCACGGTCACCGAGCAGAGCAGCAGCACCGCCCAGGGCGACGTGGTCGGCACCGACCCGGCGGCCGGCACCGCGCACACCCCGAACACGGTGGTCAACCTGGTCGTCAGCTCCGGTCCCGCGCCGGTGGCCCTGCCGAACGTCGTCGGCGAGCCCCAGGACCAGGCCACCGGGGACCTCCGGGCGGCGGGCTTCAACGTCCAGGTGCAGTCGGGTGCGGTCAACTCCGGCGTGCCCGGCGGGTCCGTGGTCAGCGAGAGCCCGAACGGCCCCACGGCGGCGGCGGGCTCGACGGTGATCCTGACCATCTCCTCCGGACCGGTGCAGGTGACCGTGCCGGACGTGTCGGGCGACACCGAGGCCCAGGCCAGGGCGGCGCTGACGGCGGCCGGCTTCAAGGTGAAGGTCCACCGGTTCCTGCCCTTCGGCACGCCGACCGTGGCCGACCAGAGCCCGGCCGGCAACTCCCAGGCCGACCAGGGCAGTACGGTGACGATCTCACTGTTCTGA
- a CDS encoding chorismate-binding protein: MVARLAEGGEPFALLHRRAPRLALDTVEILFGPVETHDTLAELPLPAGAPGRPVHDLLALVPYRQLRERGFEARDDGTPLRALRITESYTLPLAELRGALPQLPVRLDDGGFDLDDEQYADIVRRVVEDEIGRGEGANFVIRRDFTGTLDGFRPALALTLFRRLLEQERGAYWTFLVHTGDRVLVGASPEVHVRQTGGTVVMNPISGTYRYPAAGPSLDSLLAFLNDPKELEELTMVVDEELKMMCAVGDLGGQVLGPRLKEMANLAHTEYELRGRTSLDVRQVLRDTMFAATVTGSPLQNATRVISRYEPTGRGYYAGALALIGRTAGGGQTMDSPILIRTADIDPATGRLAVRVGATLVRHSDPYAEVAETHAKAAGVLGAIGALPPRAERDRPAPRPLLAEHHRVQSALDARRTNLAPFWLRMQSAPVGVSGQHVLVVDCEDTFTSMLAHLLRSLGHRVTLRRYDLPGLDQAVADHRGPLVLGPGPGDPADLADPKMRQMQGLIGELMATGRPDGLLAVCLSHQLLCASLGLPLRRKATPYQGAQEQIDLFGRPQTVGFYNTFTAVCDDADADRLAERGVELSRDSVSHDVFAVRGPGFAGLQFHPESVLTLDGVAIVADLLATLAPQPA; this comes from the coding sequence CTGGTCGCCCGGCTCGCGGAGGGCGGCGAGCCCTTCGCCCTGCTGCACCGCCGGGCGCCGCGCCTGGCCCTGGACACCGTCGAGATCCTGTTCGGCCCGGTCGAGACCCACGACACCCTGGCCGAGCTGCCGCTCCCGGCCGGGGCTCCGGGCCGCCCGGTGCACGACCTGCTCGCCCTGGTCCCCTACCGGCAGCTGCGCGAGCGCGGCTTCGAGGCCCGCGACGACGGGACGCCGCTGCGGGCGCTGCGGATCACCGAGTCGTACACCCTGCCGCTGGCCGAGCTGCGCGGCGCCCTGCCGCAGCTGCCGGTCCGGCTGGACGACGGCGGCTTCGACCTCGACGACGAGCAGTACGCGGACATCGTCCGCCGGGTCGTCGAGGACGAGATCGGCCGGGGCGAGGGCGCGAACTTCGTCATCCGCCGCGACTTCACCGGGACGCTGGACGGCTTCCGCCCGGCGCTGGCGCTGACCCTGTTCCGCCGGCTGCTGGAGCAGGAGCGCGGGGCCTACTGGACCTTCCTGGTGCACACCGGCGACCGGGTGCTGGTCGGCGCCAGCCCGGAGGTCCACGTCCGGCAGACCGGCGGGACCGTGGTGATGAACCCGATCTCCGGCACCTACCGCTATCCCGCCGCCGGCCCCTCGCTGGACTCGCTGCTGGCCTTCCTCAACGACCCCAAGGAGTTGGAGGAGCTGACCATGGTGGTGGACGAGGAGCTGAAGATGATGTGCGCCGTCGGCGACCTCGGCGGCCAGGTCCTCGGCCCCCGGCTCAAGGAGATGGCCAACCTCGCCCACACCGAGTACGAGCTGCGCGGACGCACCAGCCTCGACGTCCGGCAGGTGCTCCGGGACACGATGTTCGCCGCCACCGTCACCGGCAGCCCGCTGCAGAACGCCACCCGGGTCATCTCCCGCTACGAGCCCACCGGACGCGGCTACTACGCCGGCGCGCTGGCGCTGATCGGCCGCACCGCCGGCGGCGGGCAGACCATGGACTCCCCCATCCTGATCCGCACCGCCGACATCGACCCGGCGACCGGACGGCTGGCGGTCCGGGTCGGCGCGACCCTGGTCCGGCACTCCGATCCCTACGCCGAGGTCGCCGAGACCCATGCCAAGGCGGCCGGCGTGCTCGGCGCGATCGGCGCGCTGCCGCCGCGCGCGGAGCGCGACCGCCCGGCCCCGCGCCCGCTGCTGGCGGAGCACCACCGGGTGCAGAGCGCGCTGGACGCGCGCCGGACCAACCTCGCGCCGTTCTGGCTGCGGATGCAGTCCGCCCCGGTCGGCGTGAGCGGGCAGCACGTGCTGGTGGTCGACTGCGAGGACACCTTCACCTCGATGCTGGCGCACCTGCTGCGCTCGCTGGGGCACCGGGTCACCCTCCGCCGGTACGACCTGCCCGGTCTCGACCAGGCCGTCGCCGACCACCGCGGACCGCTGGTGCTGGGCCCGGGGCCGGGCGACCCGGCCGACCTGGCCGACCCGAAGATGCGCCAGATGCAGGGCCTGATCGGCGAGCTGATGGCCACCGGCCGCCCGGACGGGCTGCTCGCGGTCTGCCTCAGCCACCAGCTGCTGTGCGCCTCGCTGGGGCTGCCGCTGCGCCGCAAGGCCACGCCGTACCAGGGCGCCCAGGAGCAGATCGACCTGTTCGGCCGACCGCAGACGGTCGGCTTCTACAACACCTTCACCGCCGTCTGCGACGACGCCGACGCGGACCGGCTGGCGGAGCGGGGCGTCGAGCTCAGCCGCGACAGCGTGAGCCACGACGTGTTCGCGGTCCGCGGTCCGGGCTTCGCGGGGCTCCAGTTCCACCCGGAGTCGGTGCTCACCCTGGACGGCGTCGCCATCGTCGCCGACCTCCTCGCCACCCTGGCCCCACAACCCGCCTGA
- a CDS encoding FMN-binding protein, producing the protein MRRTALTAGGTALGVLLLLAAKPHHVGGTDESAAPAVAAPSQGATGPVDGVHTVTGGAVPTPLGPVQVKVTFDGTKITGVDVLEEPDSTPRDEQINAQAVPLLTQETLAAQNANIDAVSGATFTSQGYIGSLQSALDAAK; encoded by the coding sequence ATGCGTCGGACGGCCCTGACCGCGGGCGGCACCGCCCTGGGCGTACTGCTGCTGCTCGCGGCGAAGCCGCACCATGTCGGCGGCACGGACGAGTCCGCCGCGCCGGCCGTCGCCGCGCCGTCACAGGGCGCGACCGGCCCGGTCGACGGCGTCCACACCGTCACCGGCGGAGCGGTGCCGACTCCGCTCGGGCCGGTGCAGGTCAAGGTCACCTTCGACGGCACGAAGATCACCGGCGTCGACGTGCTGGAGGAGCCGGACAGCACCCCGCGCGACGAGCAGATCAACGCCCAGGCGGTGCCGCTGCTCACCCAGGAGACCCTGGCGGCGCAGAACGCGAACATCGACGCGGTCTCCGGCGCGACCTTCACCAGCCAGGGCTACATCGGCTCGCTCCAGAGCGCCCTCGACGCCGCGAAGTGA
- a CDS encoding thiazole synthase, whose product MADDILTIAGRGFGSRLIMGTGGAPSLEVLEQALRVSGTELTTVAMRRVNPAARGSVLEVLQRAGIQVLPNTAGCFTAGEAVLTARLAREALGTNWVKLEVVADERTLLPDPVELLDAAETLVDDGFVVLPYTNDDPVLARKLEDVGCAAVMPLGSPIGSGLGIRNPHNFQLIVERAGVPVILDAGAGTASDAALAMELGCAAVMLATAVTRAQEPALMAEAMRRGVEAGRLAYRAGRIPRRFHAEASSPMAGRAEFDPEAPAF is encoded by the coding sequence ATGGCCGACGACATCCTCACCATCGCCGGCCGCGGCTTCGGCTCGCGGCTGATCATGGGCACCGGCGGCGCGCCCAGCCTGGAGGTGCTGGAGCAGGCGCTCCGGGTCTCCGGGACCGAGCTCACCACCGTCGCCATGCGCCGGGTCAACCCGGCGGCGCGCGGCTCGGTGCTGGAGGTGCTGCAGCGCGCCGGCATCCAGGTGCTGCCGAACACCGCCGGCTGCTTCACCGCCGGCGAGGCCGTGCTCACCGCCCGGCTGGCCCGTGAGGCGCTGGGTACGAACTGGGTGAAACTGGAGGTGGTCGCGGACGAGCGGACGCTGCTCCCCGACCCGGTCGAACTGCTGGACGCCGCCGAGACCCTGGTGGACGACGGCTTCGTGGTCCTCCCGTACACCAACGACGACCCGGTGCTGGCGCGGAAGTTGGAGGACGTCGGCTGCGCCGCGGTGATGCCGTTGGGCTCGCCCATCGGCTCGGGGCTCGGCATCCGCAACCCGCACAACTTCCAGCTGATCGTGGAGCGGGCCGGGGTGCCGGTGATCCTCGACGCCGGGGCGGGCACCGCCTCCGATGCCGCACTGGCCATGGAGTTGGGCTGCGCGGCGGTGATGCTCGCCACCGCGGTCACCCGGGCCCAGGAGCCGGCGCTGATGGCGGAGGCCATGCGGCGCGGAGTGGAGGCGGGCCGGCTGGCGTACCGGGCGGGACGGATCCCCCGGCGCTTCCACGCGGAGGCGTCCTCGCCGATGGCCGGGCGCGCCGAGTTCGACCCGGAGGCGCCCGCGTTCTGA
- a CDS encoding class II 3-deoxy-7-phosphoheptulonate synthase, which translates to MTVNVESPDQVYSWQSLPAAQQPEWPDHEALRTSLADLASYPPLVFAGECDQLRTRLAAVARGEAFLLQGGDCAEAFDGVSADQIRNKLKTLLQMAVVLTYAASVPVVKIGRIAGQYSKPRSKSTETRDGVTLPVYRGDSVNGFAFTEESRRPDPERLKRMYNASASTLNLVRAFTTGGYADLRQVHAWNQDFVRSSPSGQRYERLAKEIDSALSFMNACGVDPEEFRTVEFYASHEALVLDYETALTRTDSRTGKLYDVSGHMVWIGERTRQLDHAHIEFASQISNPIGVKLGPTTTAEEALALIDRLDPERIPGRLTFITRMGAGKIRERLPELVKKVTESGAQVVWICDPMHGNTYEAETGHKTRRFDDVLDEVKGFFEVHRALGTHPGGIHVELTGDDVTECVGGGDEVFEDDLHQRYETACDPRLNRSQSLDLAFLVAEMLRG; encoded by the coding sequence GTGACCGTGAACGTTGAATCCCCGGACCAGGTCTACTCCTGGCAGTCCCTTCCCGCGGCGCAGCAGCCTGAATGGCCGGACCACGAGGCTCTGCGCACGTCCCTCGCGGACCTCGCGTCCTATCCGCCACTCGTCTTCGCCGGTGAGTGCGACCAGCTGCGCACCCGGCTTGCGGCCGTTGCCCGGGGTGAGGCGTTCCTGCTCCAGGGCGGCGACTGCGCCGAGGCGTTCGACGGTGTGTCGGCGGACCAGATCCGCAACAAGCTGAAGACCCTGCTGCAGATGGCCGTGGTGCTGACCTACGCCGCGTCGGTGCCGGTCGTCAAGATCGGCCGGATCGCCGGCCAGTACTCCAAGCCGCGCTCCAAGTCGACCGAGACCCGTGACGGGGTGACCCTCCCGGTGTACCGGGGCGACTCGGTGAACGGCTTCGCCTTCACCGAGGAGTCCCGCCGCCCGGACCCGGAGCGGCTGAAGCGGATGTACAACGCCTCCGCCTCGACGCTCAACCTGGTCCGCGCGTTCACCACCGGCGGCTACGCCGACCTGCGCCAGGTCCACGCCTGGAACCAGGACTTCGTCCGCAGCTCGCCCTCGGGCCAGCGCTACGAGCGCCTGGCCAAGGAGATCGACAGCGCGCTCTCCTTCATGAACGCCTGCGGGGTCGACCCGGAGGAGTTCCGCACGGTCGAGTTCTACGCCTCGCACGAGGCCCTGGTGCTGGACTACGAGACCGCGCTGACCCGGACCGACTCGCGGACCGGCAAGCTCTACGACGTCTCCGGCCACATGGTCTGGATCGGCGAGCGGACCCGGCAGCTGGACCACGCCCACATCGAGTTCGCCTCGCAGATCAGCAACCCGATCGGGGTGAAGCTCGGCCCGACCACCACGGCCGAGGAGGCGCTGGCGCTGATCGACCGGCTCGACCCGGAGCGCATCCCCGGCCGGCTCACCTTCATCACCCGGATGGGCGCGGGCAAGATCCGTGAGCGACTGCCCGAGCTGGTGAAGAAGGTCACCGAGAGCGGCGCCCAGGTGGTCTGGATCTGCGACCCGATGCACGGCAACACCTACGAGGCGGAGACCGGCCACAAGACCCGTCGCTTCGACGACGTCCTGGACGAGGTCAAGGGCTTCTTCGAGGTGCACCGCGCGCTGGGCACCCACCCGGGCGGCATCCACGTGGAGCTGACCGGCGACGACGTCACCGAGTGCGTCGGCGGCGGCGACGAGGTCTTCGAGGACGACCTGCACCAGCGCTACGAGACCGCCTGTGACCCCAGGCTCAACCGCAGCCAGTCGCTGGACCTGGCCTTCCTGGTCGCGGAGATGCTGCGCGGCTAG
- the bfr gene encoding bacterioferritin gives MQGDPEIIELLNEQLTAELTAINQYFLHAKMQENNGWPKLAKYTRHESFDEMKHAEILTDRILFLEGLPNYQRLFHIRIGQTVKEMFEADRQVEVEAIDRLRRGVVVMRAKGDITSANLFEDILKDEEHHIDYLDTQLELVELLGEPLYVQSLIEQPESS, from the coding sequence ATGCAGGGCGACCCCGAGATCATCGAACTCCTCAACGAGCAGCTCACCGCCGAGCTCACCGCCATCAACCAGTACTTCCTGCACGCGAAGATGCAGGAGAACAACGGCTGGCCGAAGCTGGCCAAGTACACCCGGCACGAGTCCTTCGACGAGATGAAGCACGCGGAGATCCTGACCGACCGCATCCTCTTCCTGGAGGGACTGCCCAACTACCAGCGGCTGTTCCACATCCGGATCGGGCAGACGGTCAAGGAGATGTTCGAGGCCGACCGCCAGGTCGAGGTGGAGGCGATCGACCGGCTGCGGCGCGGGGTGGTGGTGATGCGGGCCAAGGGCGACATCACCTCGGCCAACCTCTTCGAGGACATCCTCAAGGACGAGGAGCACCACATCGACTACCTGGACACCCAGCTTGAGCTGGTGGAACTGCTGGGCGAGCCGCTGTACGTCCAGTCGCTGATCGAGCAGCCGGAGAGCAGCTGA
- a CDS encoding ferredoxin reductase family protein: MTSTVASRTETDAGPALRHSDTVARVLLAVIAAGAAAVLLLWWNDTGTIIGAAQWITNGARLCGLLAGYTAPVLVLLMSRIPLLDRTLGTDRLARWHAMGGRYMVGLVASHVTLIIWGYSLTDDSNVVHQTTQIVFHYPDMLKATCGTLLLFTVAAVSARAARRRLRYETWYYLHLATYVSIFLVFFHQLSNGDEFLRDQAARACWYTLYLGAAAVILCFRFALPARDALRHRLRVAEVRTEAPGVVSVFVTGRHLDELVARTRPGQFFRWRFLVPGLAWAANPYSLSAPPNDGYLRLTVKERGGHSGALAALRPGTRVLAEGPYGAFTAARRSRPKVLLLAGGVGITPLRALFETLPAEPGDLTLVYRASRAEDLVFREELDTVAAARGATVHYLVGTRAEIGEPLQTRTLLGLLPDLREHDVYLCGPAGLVATAREALDTAGVPARRIHHESFEF; this comes from the coding sequence ATGACCAGCACCGTCGCGTCGCGCACGGAGACCGACGCGGGTCCCGCGCTGCGCCACTCGGACACGGTGGCGCGGGTGCTCCTCGCCGTCATCGCGGCGGGCGCCGCCGCCGTCCTCCTGCTCTGGTGGAACGACACCGGGACGATCATCGGCGCCGCCCAGTGGATCACCAACGGCGCCCGGCTCTGCGGCCTGCTGGCCGGCTACACCGCGCCGGTCCTGGTGCTGCTGATGTCGCGAATACCGCTGCTGGACCGGACCCTCGGCACGGACCGGCTGGCCCGCTGGCACGCCATGGGCGGACGCTACATGGTCGGCCTGGTCGCCTCCCACGTGACGCTGATCATCTGGGGCTACTCGCTCACCGACGACAGCAACGTGGTCCACCAGACCACGCAGATCGTCTTCCACTACCCCGACATGCTCAAGGCGACCTGCGGCACGCTGCTGCTCTTCACCGTCGCCGCGGTCTCCGCCCGCGCCGCGCGCCGCCGGCTGCGCTACGAGACCTGGTACTACCTCCACCTGGCCACCTATGTCTCGATCTTCCTGGTCTTCTTCCACCAGCTGAGCAACGGCGACGAGTTCCTCCGCGACCAGGCCGCGCGGGCCTGCTGGTACACCCTCTACCTGGGGGCGGCGGCGGTGATCCTCTGCTTCCGCTTCGCCCTTCCGGCCCGCGACGCGCTCCGGCACCGGCTGCGGGTGGCCGAGGTGCGGACCGAAGCCCCCGGCGTCGTCTCGGTCTTCGTCACCGGCCGCCACCTGGACGAGCTGGTGGCCCGCACCCGGCCGGGACAGTTCTTCCGCTGGCGCTTCCTCGTGCCCGGCCTGGCCTGGGCCGCCAACCCCTACTCGCTCTCCGCCCCGCCGAACGACGGTTACCTGCGGCTCACCGTCAAGGAGCGCGGCGGCCACAGCGGAGCGCTGGCCGCGCTGCGCCCCGGCACCCGGGTGCTGGCCGAGGGCCCCTACGGCGCGTTCACCGCGGCCCGGCGCAGCCGGCCCAAGGTGCTGCTGCTGGCCGGCGGCGTCGGCATCACCCCACTGCGGGCGCTGTTCGAGACCCTCCCGGCCGAGCCGGGCGACCTGACCCTGGTCTACCGGGCGAGCCGGGCCGAGGACCTGGTCTTCCGCGAGGAGCTGGACACCGTGGCGGCGGCGCGCGGCGCGACCGTCCACTACCTGGTCGGGACCCGGGCCGAGATCGGCGAACCGCTGCAGACCAGGACCCTGCTGGGGCTGTTGCCCGACCTGCGCGAGCACGACGTCTACCTGTGCGGACCGGCCGGCCTGGTGGCCACCGCCCGCGAGGCGCTGGACACGGCGGGCGTCCCGGCCCGCCGGATCCACCACGAGTCCTTCGAATTCTGA
- a CDS encoding nitroreductase family protein, with translation MRAMRRLSTEPVPDHLLERLVQAAVYGPSGAHAQEYDYLVVTDRQVIATLAPLWTRCVDAYLGSIGRIVPASMDEPSYELVREEIEYQRDHFADTPALVIPCYRAPKISSDLDGLRGMVTQLGTAGLGRLAARGGRMSTLAEAASVYPGVQNLLLTARSIGLGAHLTLWHLMLEREWKTALGIPSGIHTFAVIPVGWPLDDFGPIHRHRPLAEVLHRDRW, from the coding sequence ATGCGGGCCATGCGTCGGCTGAGCACCGAACCGGTGCCGGACCACCTGCTGGAAAGACTGGTCCAGGCCGCCGTCTACGGTCCGAGCGGGGCCCACGCCCAGGAGTACGACTACCTCGTGGTGACGGACCGCCAGGTCATCGCCACCCTCGCCCCGCTGTGGACCCGCTGCGTCGACGCCTACCTGGGCTCGATCGGCCGGATCGTCCCCGCCTCGATGGACGAACCCAGCTACGAACTGGTGCGCGAGGAGATCGAGTACCAGCGCGACCACTTCGCGGACACGCCGGCGCTGGTCATCCCCTGCTACCGGGCACCGAAGATCAGCTCCGACCTGGACGGGCTGCGCGGCATGGTGACCCAGCTGGGCACCGCCGGACTGGGCCGCCTGGCCGCGCGCGGCGGACGGATGAGCACCCTGGCGGAGGCCGCCAGCGTCTACCCGGGCGTGCAGAACCTGCTGCTCACCGCCCGCTCCATCGGCCTCGGAGCGCATCTGACGCTCTGGCACCTGATGCTGGAGCGCGAGTGGAAGACCGCCCTGGGCATCCCCTCCGGCATCCACACCTTCGCGGTCATCCCGGTCGGCTGGCCGCTGGACGACTTCGGCCCGATCCACCGCCACCGTCCCCTCGCCGAGGTCCTGCACCGCGACCGCTGGTGA
- a CDS encoding sulfite oxidase-like oxidoreductase → MGQSENEQARAHPDGSGRFPPGQRAQRGWPVLHYGPVPRFKPLSWDFQIFGATASGEKYSWNHEQFTALPRSTVTADFHCVTRFTMLGSRWGGIAATTLLALAPPAPEVTHVMAWAEYGYSANLRLADFADASTVFATHRNGDPLTAEHGFPVRLVAPMLYAWKGPKWVRAIEYMTADRRGFWEERGYHNLGDPWSEQRYSYQEEPGDGPEP, encoded by the coding sequence ATGGGTCAGTCCGAGAACGAGCAGGCCAGGGCCCACCCGGACGGCTCCGGACGGTTTCCGCCGGGTCAGCGCGCGCAGCGCGGTTGGCCGGTTCTGCACTACGGCCCGGTGCCTCGGTTCAAGCCGCTCAGCTGGGACTTCCAGATATTCGGGGCCACCGCCTCCGGCGAGAAGTACAGCTGGAACCACGAGCAGTTCACGGCTCTGCCGCGGTCCACGGTCACCGCGGACTTCCACTGCGTCACCCGCTTCACCATGCTGGGCAGCCGCTGGGGCGGCATCGCGGCCACGACCCTGCTGGCCCTGGCGCCCCCGGCGCCCGAGGTCACCCATGTCATGGCCTGGGCCGAGTACGGCTACAGCGCCAACCTCCGGCTGGCCGACTTCGCGGATGCCTCCACCGTCTTCGCCACCCACCGCAACGGCGATCCGCTCACCGCCGAGCACGGCTTCCCGGTGCGCCTGGTCGCACCGATGCTCTACGCCTGGAAGGGCCCCAAGTGGGTCCGCGCGATCGAGTACATGACCGCCGACCGGCGCGGCTTCTGGGAGGAGCGCGGCTACCACAACCTCGGCGACCCCTGGTCCGAGCAGCGCTACTCCTACCAGGAGGAACCGGGCGACGGCCCCGAGCCCTGA
- a CDS encoding (2Fe-2S)-binding protein has translation MYVCLCHAVTEQRVREEIANGATTPRQVAGGCRAGTDCGSCVRRIQAILGHEGARPCPTARLAARLGLAAPEEAEEAAEVAA, from the coding sequence ATGTACGTGTGCCTGTGCCATGCGGTCACCGAGCAGCGCGTGCGCGAGGAGATCGCCAACGGCGCGACCACCCCGCGCCAGGTCGCCGGGGGCTGCCGGGCTGGCACCGACTGCGGCTCCTGCGTCCGCCGGATCCAGGCGATCCTGGGGCACGAGGGCGCGCGTCCCTGCCCGACCGCCCGCCTCGCCGCCCGGCTCGGCCTCGCGGCCCCGGAGGAGGCGGAAGAGGCGGCGGAAGTGGCCGCCTGA